From Leishmania infantum JPCM5 genome chromosome 15, a single genomic window includes:
- a CDS encoding putative cAMP specific phosphodiesterase, with product MAYFTAKRVSPMGASAIPSGSDHLLEALTLCDCILSRYKRCGLQLNDAEAAAFANLQQRISSISGHTADAACPAGATQKQSQELGLHEYAQLAQRCLIFQNPLAQIVATINEEFSKLVNCPVRTHYANTNDAVLCDPVHDTVATMDTSTAIGRCAQTKTTVTISNTVYIPLCYNSHVVGCLEVEGTAIDTSTPFFGYALQVAALTLQNATSIDMLRWETQKAEAMVSMATRLARDTLEESVLVQSIINTAKKLTESDRCSIFLVKADGSLEAHFEDGNVVVLPAGTGIAGHVVESGAVVNIPNAYEDERFNRSVDKVTGYHTRTILCLPIAFEGTIVAVAQLINKLDMVTQSGQRLPRVFGRRDEELFETFSMFAAASLRNCRINETLLKEKKKSDAILDVVALLSNTDIRDVDSIVRHVLHGAKKLLNADRSSMFLLDKERNELYSKMADSANEIRFPCGQGIAGTVAESGVGENIMDAYADSRFNSAVDRQLGYRTQSILCEPIMLNGEVLAVVQLVNKLGDDGSVTCFTPMDQETFKVFSLFAGISINNSHLLEFAVNAGREAMTLNLQRNSITAQRAPKSVKVIAVTPEEREAVMSIDFGDAYDFTSPDFNLFEVREKYSEPMDAAAGVVYNLLWSSGLPEKFGCREQTLLNFILQCRRRYRRVPYHNFYHVVDVCQTLHTYLYTGKASELLTELECYVLLVTALVHDLDHMGVNNSFYLKTDSPLGILSSASGNNSVLEVHHCSLAIEILSDPAADVFEGLSGQDVAYAYRALIDCVLATDMARHGDLSRVFDDMAKAGYDSNNQESRRLVMETLIKAGDVSNVTKPFETSRMWAMAVTEEFYRQGDMEKEKGVEVLPMFDRSKNNELARGQIGFIDFVAGKFFRDIVGNLFHGMQWCVDTVNSNRAKWQEILDGRRDSTRSSIV from the coding sequence ATGGCATATTTCACGGCCAAGAGGGTGTCCCCGATGGGTGCAAGCGCCATTCCAAGTGGCAGCGACCATCTCCTCGAGGCACTCACGCTGTGTGACTGCATTCTGAGCCGTTACAAGCGCTGCGGGCTTCAGCTCAACGACGCagaggccgccgccttcgctaATTTACAGCAGCGCATATCTAGCATCTCCGGCCACACAGCAGACGCCGCATGCCCAGCAGGCGCCACTCAAAAGCAGTCGCAGGAACTGGGACTGCACGAGTACGCTCAactggcgcagcggtgcctgaTCTTCCAGAACCCCCTCGCCCAAATTGTTGCCACCATCAACGAAGAGTTCTCCAAACTTGTGAACTGTCCAGTGCGCACACACTATGCGAACACAAACGACGCAGTGCTATGCGACCCGGTGCACGACACTGTCGCAACCATGGACACATCCACCGCCATCGGCAGGTGTGCGCAGACGAAGACGACCGTTACCATTTCCAACACGGTGTACATCCCCCTGTGCTACAACAGCCACGTCGTCGGCTGCCTGGAAGTGGAGGGCACCGCAATCGACACGAGCACGCCGTTCTTTGGGTACGCGCTTCAAGTGGCGGCACTAACGCTGCAGAACGCCACCTCCATTGATATGCTGCGGTGGGAGACTCAGAAGGCAGAGGCTATGGTGAGCATGGCGACACGGCTTGCTCGAGACACGTTGGAGGAgtcggtgctggtgcagTCCATCATTAACACGGCAAAGAAGCTGACGGAGAGCGACCGGTGTAGCATCTTCCTGGTGAAAGCGGACGGCAGCCTGGAGGCGCACTTCGAGGACGGCAACGTTGTGGTGCTGCCTGCGGGGACGGGCATCGCAGGCCACGTTGTGGAATCTGGCGCCGTTGTGAACATCCCGAACGCGTACGAGGACGAGCGGTTTAACCGGTCCGTGGACAAGGTGACTGGCtaccacacgcgcacgatCCTGTGTCTGCCGATCGCGTTCGAGGGCACGATCGTTGCCGTTGCGCAGCTGATCAACAAGCTGGACATGGTGACACAGAGCGGGCAACGGCTTCCGCGCGTGTTTGGACGGCGCGACGAGGAGCTGTTCGAGACGTTCTCGATgttcgctgccgcgtcgctgcgcaaCTGCCGCATCAACGAGACGCTGctgaaggaaaagaagaagagcgacgCGATCCTGGAcgttgtggcgctgctgtcgaaCACGGACATCCGCGATGTGGACAGCATTGTGCGGCacgtgctgcacggcgcgaAGAAGCTGCTGAACGCGGACAGGTCATCGATGTTTCTGCTGGATAAGGAGCGCAACGAGCTGTACAGCAAGATGGCGGACAGCGCGAACGAGATCCGGTTTCCCTGCGGGCAAGGCATTGCCGGCACTGTTGCCGAGTCCGGCGTTGGCGAGAACATCATGGACGCGTACGCTGACTCGCGCTTCAACAGCGCTGTGGACCGGCAGCTGGGCTACCGCACACAGTCCATCCTGTGCGAGCCGATTATGCTGAATGGCGAGGTGCttgccgtggtgcagctcgTCAACAagctcggcgacgacggtaGCGTGACCTGCTTTACGCCCATGGATCAAGAGACGTTTAAAGTCTTCTCGCTGTTTGCGGGCATCTCGATCAACAACAGCCATCTGCTGGAGTTCGCGGTGAACGCAGGTCGTGAGGCAATGACCTTGAACCTGCAGCGCAACAGCATTACGGCGCAGCGTGCTCCGAAGAGCGTGAAGGTGATCGCGGTGACGCCGGAGGAGCGTGAGGCAGTGATGTCGATTGACTTCGGGGACGCATATGACTTCACTTCACCGGACTTCAACCTGTTTGAAGTGCGCGAGAAGTACAGCGAGCCGATGGATGCAGCTGCCGGTGTTGTGTATAACCTGCTATGGAGCAGTGGCCTACCTGAGAAGTTTGGCTGCCGTGAGCAGACACTGCTGAACTTCATCttgcagtgccgccgcaggtACCGCCGCGTGCCGTACCACAACTTCTACCACGTCGTGGACGTGTGCCAGACGCTGCACACTTACTTGTACACAGGCAAGGCGTCGGAGCTCCTGACGGAGCTGGAGTGCTACGTGCTGCTCGTGACGGCACTGGTGCACGACCTTGACCACATGGGCGTGAACAACAGCTTCTACCTGAAGACAGACTCGCCGCTGGGTATTCTCTCCAGCGCGAGCGGGAACAACTccgtgctggaggtgcaCCACTGCAGCCTCGCCATCGAGATTCTGTCCGACCCCGCCGCGGACGTGTTCGAGGGGCTGAGCGGGCAGGACGTCGCGTACGCGTACCGCGCGCTGATCGACTGTGTGCTGGCCACCGATATGGCTCGTCACGGAGACTTGTCGAGGGTTTTTGATGATATGGCGAAGGCCGGATACGACTCCAACAATCAGGAGTCTCGTCGGCTGGTGATGGAAACGCTGATCAAGGCCGGTGACGTGTCGAATGTGACGAAGCCGTTCGAGACGTCTCGCATGTGGGCGATGGCTGTGACGGAGGAGTTCTACCGCCAGGGTGAcatggagaaggagaagggcgtgGAGGTGCTACCGATGTTTGACCGGTCGAAGAACAACGAGCTGGCGCGTGGGCAGATTGGCTTCATTGACTTCGTAGCTGGCAAGTTCTTCCGGGATATTGTGGGCAACCTATTTCATGGAATGCAGTGGTGTGTGGACACGGTAAACTCCAACCGCGCAAAATGGCAAGAGATCCTGGATGGCCGCCGCGACTCCACCCGATCCTCGATTGTTTAA
- a CDS encoding NPH2/RS6-like protein → MTGEISEKAFPLSTDRLSQTILDLVQEASNAKMVKKGANEATKALNRGIADLIVLAGDTNPIEILLHLPLLCEDKNVPYVFVPSKTALGRASQVSRNVVALAILQGENSPVAAKVQAVKLEIERLL, encoded by the coding sequence ATGACTGGAGAAATCAGCGAGAAGGCCTTCCCTCTTTCAACGGATCGCCTAAGCCAGACCATCCTCGATCTTGTGCAGGAAGCAAGCAACGCCAAGATGGTGAAGAAAGGCGCCAACGAGGCCACCAAGGCCTTGAACCGCGGTATTGCGGACCTGATAGTGTTGGCGGGTGACACGAACCCGATTGAGATTCTCCTgcacctccccctcttgTGCGAAGACAAGAACGTCCCGTACGTCTTCGTGCCGTCCAAGACGGCGCTTGGGCGCGCGTCGCAGGTGTCTCGCAATGTCGTGGCGCTAGCCATCCTTCAGGGCGAGAACAGCCCTGTTGCGGCGAAGGTGCAGGCAGTGAAGCTCGAGATTGAGCGCTTGCTCTGA
- a CDS encoding putative cAMP specific phosphodiesterase: protein MYSAVFSPAAPYCGVAGSSHLCEAVALCQSILARYRRTGTSFSSTELKAIQALRTELPDTAQGPAANSAGSPHQTTNDLLNILDDATDMPHNPHDDIVAFVEECCDNTKDPTVLFAAINERISAVTCSRNVRTYMVITNDNLLWDPVNGVAALIDDVTPLGKCAQAHNMLTIASTLYIPLWFRSELVGCVEAPSGCIPRDKATYAQLLLRSVTVAVRNSINISIRKSEANKIEAMVSMATRLARDTLEESVLVQSIINTAKKLTESDRCSIFLVKADGSLEAHFEDGNVVVLPAGTGIAGHVVESGAVVNIPNAYEDERFNRSVDKVTGYHTRTILCLPIAFEGTIVAVAQLINKLDMVTQSGQRLPRVFGRRDEELFETFSMFAAASLRNCRINETLLKEKKKSDAILDVVALLSNTDIRDVDSIVRHVLHGAKKLLNADRSSMFLLDKERNELYSKMADSANEIRFPCGQGIAGTVAESGVGENIMDAYADSRFNSAVDRQLGYRTQSILCEPIMLNGEVLAVVQLVNKLGDDGSVTCFTPMDRETFQVFSLFAGISINNSHLLEFAVNAGREAMTLSLQRNSITAQRAPKRVKVIAVTPEEREAVMSIDFGDAYDFTSPDFNLFEVREKYSEPMDAAAGVVYNLLWSSGLPEKFGCREQTLLNFILQCRRRYRRVPYHNFYHVVDVCQTLHTYLYTGKASELLTELECYVLLVTALVHDLDHMGVNNSFYLKTDSPLGILSSASGNNSVLEVHHCSLAIEILSDPAADVFEGLSGQDVAYAYRALIDCVLATDMAKHADALSRFTELATSGFDKENEAHRRMVMETLIKAGDVSNVTKPFETSRMWAMAVTEEFYRQGDMEKEKGVEVLPMFDRSKNNELARGQIGFIDFVAGKFFRDIVGNLFHGMQWCVDTVNSNRAKWQEILDGRRDSTRSSIV from the coding sequence ATGTATTCAGCAGTCTTTTCCCCCGCTGCGCCCTATTGCGGCGTAGCCGGCTCCAGTCACTTATGTGAGGCAGTTGCGCTCTGCCAGTCGATTCTGGCGCGCTACCGTCGGACTGGTAcatccttctcctccacggAGCTGAAGGCGATTCAGGCCCTGCGCACTGAACTCCCTGATACCGCGCAAGGGCCGGCTGCGAATAGCGCGGGTTCACCGCACCAGACCACGAATGACCTCCTCAACATCCTCGACGATGCAACCGACATGCCACACAACCCACACGACGACATTGTCGCGTTTGTGGAGGAGTGCTGCGACAACACCAAGGACCCAACAGTGCTGTTCGCGGCGATTAATGAGCGCATTTCAGCTGTCACTTGCTCGCGTAATGTCCGCACCTACATGGTGATCACAAACGACAATCTCCTATGGGACCCCGTCAacggcgttgccgccctTATCGACGACGTCACGCCCTTGGGCAAGTGCGCGCAAGCGCACAACATGCTGACAATTGCCAGCACCCTATACATCCCCCTCTGGTTTCGGTCCGAGCTCGTTGGATGCGTGGAGGCGCCGAGTGGCTGCATCCCAAGAGACAAGGCTACCTATGCTCAGCTTCTGCTCCGGAGCGTCACCGTTGCCGTCCGCAACAGCATCAACATCTCCATCAGAAAGAGCGAAGCAAATAAGATTGAAGCCATGGTGAGCATGGCGACACGGCTTGCTCGAGACACGTTGGAGGAgtcggtgctggtgcagTCCATCATTAACACGGCAAAGAAGCTGACGGAGAGCGACCGGTGTAGCATCTTCCTGGTGAAAGCGGACGGCAGCCTGGAGGCGCACTTCGAGGACGGCAACGTTGTGGTGCTGCCTGCGGGGACGGGCATCGCAGGCCACGTTGTGGAATCTGGCGCCGTTGTGAACATCCCGAACGCGTACGAGGACGAGCGGTTTAACCGGTCCGTGGACAAGGTGACTGGCtaccacacgcgcacgatCCTGTGTCTGCCGATCGCGTTCGAGGGCACGATCGTTGCCGTTGCGCAGCTGATCAACAAGCTGGACATGGTGACACAGAGCGGGCAACGGCTTCCGCGCGTGTTTGGACGGCGCGACGAGGAGCTGTTCGAGACGTTCTCGATgttcgctgccgcgtcgctgcgcaaCTGCCGCATCAACGAGACGCTGctgaaggaaaagaagaagagcgacgCGATCCTGGAcgttgtggcgctgctgtcgaaCACGGACATCCGCGATGTGGACAGCATTGTGCGGCacgtgctgcacggcgcgaAGAAGCTGCTGAACGCGGACAGGTCATCGATGTTTCTGCTGGATAAGGAGCGCAACGAGCTGTACAGCAAGATGGCGGACAGCGCGAACGAGATCCGGTTTCCCTGCGGGCAAGGCATTGCCGGCACTGTTGCCGAGTCCGGCGTTGGCGAGAACATCATGGACGCGTACGCTGACTCGCGCTTCAACAGCGCTGTGGACCGGCAGCTGGGCTACCGCACACAGTCCATCCTGTGCGAGCCGATTATGCTGAATGGCGAGGTGCttgccgtggtgcagctcgTCAACAagctcggcgacgacggtaGCGTGACCTGCTTTACGCCCATGGACCGGGAAACGTTCCAAGTCTTCTCGCTGTTTGCGGGCATCTCGATCAACAACAGCCATCTGCTGGAGTTCGCGGTGAACGCAGGTCGTGAGGCAATGACCTTGAGCCTGCAGCGCAACAGCATTACGGCGCAGCGTGCTCCGAAGAGGGTGAAGGTGATCGCGGTGACGCCGGAGGAGCGTGAGGCAGTGATGTCGATTGACTTCGGGGACGCATATGACTTCACTTCACCGGACTTCAACCTGTTTGAAGTGCGCGAGAAGTACAGCGAGCCGATGGATGCAGCTGCCGGTGTTGTGTATAACCTGCTATGGAGCAGTGGCCTACCTGAGAAGTTTGGCTGCCGTGAGCAGACACTGCTGAACTTCATCttgcagtgccgccgcaggtACCGCCGCGTGCCGTACCACAACTTCTACCACGTCGTGGACGTGTGCCAGACGCTGCACACTTACTTGTACACAGGCAAGGCGTCGGAGCTCCTGACGGAGCTGGAGTGCTACGTGCTGCTCGTGACGGCACTAGTGCACGACCTTGACCACATGGGCGTGAACAACAGCTTCTACCTGAAGACAGACTCGCCGCTGGGTATTCTCTCCAGCGCGAGCGGGAACAACTccgtgctggaggtgcaCCACTGCAGCCTCGCCATCGAGATTCTGTCCGACCCCGCCGCGGACGTGTTCGAGGGGCTGAGCGGGCAGGACGTCGCGTACGCGTACCGCGCGCTGATCGACTGTGTGCTGGCCACCGATATGGCAAAGCACGCTGACGCGCTAAGTCGCTTCACAGAGTTGGCTACGAGCGGATTTGATAAAGAGAACGAGGCCCACCGCCGCATGGTGATGGAAACGCTGATCAAGGCCGGTGACGTGTCGAATGTGACGAAGCCGTTCGAGACGTCTCGCATGTGGGCGATGGCTGTGACGGAGGAGTTCTACCGCCAGGGTGAcatggagaaggagaagggcgtgGAGGTGCTACCGATGTTTGACCGGTCGAAGAACAACGAGCTGGCGCGTGGGCAGATTGGCTTCATTGACTTCGTAGCTGGCAAGTTCTTCCGGGATATTGTGGGCAACCTATTTCATGGAATGCAGTGGTGTGTGGACACGGTAAACTCCAACCGCGCAAAATGGCAAGAGATCCTGGATGGCCGCCGCGACTCCACCCGATCCTCGATTGTTTAA